The genomic stretch CAGATTGACTCAAAGGGCTGGATGCTGCTTATACCACCCCGCCGCTTGCTCATACGCATATCCAGCCTGAAACACGGTCGTCTCATCAAATGGTTTCCCAGCCAGTTGAAAACCAATCGGCAAGCCACTGGCACTAAACCCGCACGGCACTGACAGTGCAGGGAAACCGGTGACATTGAAAATCGGCGTATAGATCGAGAAGTTCTCCTCAGAGATAAACATCCCTTCGGCTGGCTGCGCACGAATCCGTCCCGGTAAAAATCCGGTTGTCGGTAACATGAAGAGATCGATCGCTTCTAACTGCTTGAGCATTTCGCGACGCAACTGATCGCGTACACGTTGCGCTTGTAAATAGCCGGTGGCGCTGACTAACGAGCCCATAGCTAATGTCAAACGCAAATCTGGGTTGTAATCGTTGGGCCGTTTCTTCATGTCTTCCAGGTGGTACGCCGCCGCATCCGCTGCCAGCGTCGGCCAGAAGAATGCCCAGAGATCGCCGAACGAAATTGACTCCACATCTGTCACTTTCGCGCCCAGTGTCGACATCTGCGTCACGGCTTTTTCGAAGGAGGCCAAAATTTCCTTATCACAATTAGCCATGAACAAGTTGCGCGGAATGCCGATGCGCATGCCTTTGATGTCGTGGCCGAGTTTCGCACTGTAGTCTGGCACTGGTTCATTAGCCGATGCCGGGTCAAGCGGATCATAACCAGCACAAGCTTGTAACATCAAAGCACAGTCCCTCACTGTTCGTGTCATCGGTCCAGTGTGATCCAAGTTCCACGACAGCGGAAATACTCCGGCGCGACTGACACGACCATACGTCGCCTTCATACCGACAATGCTACAACAAAACGCTGGCCAGCGAATCGATCCGCCTGTGTCACTGCCCATCGCACCATATGCGAGCCCTGCGGCAACCGCTGCTCCTGAGCCACTGCTCGAACCACCTGGATCGATGTCGGTATTCCACGGATTACGTGCAGGCTGGAAATGTGAGGCTAAGGTCGGTAACCCAAGCGCAAATTCGTAGGTCGCCAGTTTCCCGAGCACAATGCTACCCGCTTGTTTGAGTTTTTTGACGGACGTGCAGTCGTCTTTGGCGACATAGTCTTTGCGTAGTTTCGAGCCGCAGGTGGTTGGGCCAGATTCATAGATGTCTTTGATGGCGACCGGCACGCCGTGCATGGGACCGAGGTACTTTCCGGCTTTGATTTGCGCTTCAGCTTCACGCGCCGCGCGGAGAGCTTCGGCAGAGAACACGGTGTAGTAGGAGTGCAAGCGCGAATCGAGGGCGGTGATGCGGTCGAGCATGGCTTGCGTCACTTCGACCGGCGAGAGTTCGCGTTTCGCCAGCAAGTTGGAAACCTCAGCTAGCGAGAGATAGGCCAATTGGGCAGATGTTTGTGCCATGATTAGCCCTCCACCTTTGCATGAAATGTTACCGCCGGTTCGGATTCAGGTTGTAACATTTTTTGTACGATGGTTTCCCACTTCTGCAGACTTGCGTGCGCTTTCGCGAGCAGATCGATCTCCTGCGCGCTGAGCGAAATACCCAGTGCCGCTAGTCGCTCCGTAACAACTTGTTTGTGGTCCATGGGTCCCTCCTTTTCACCGATCGATGGTGTTTCTGAATCAGATCGATTTAGATTGCTAACTGTTTTTCCATCCGTTGAAACCAATTTTTCAGAGACGGTGTTGCTTCAAGAAACGGCTCGCGGCTGACCGAGGTGATCCACTTGAACGAACCGAACAGGCAGAGGTCGGCATAACTCATTGTGCCGAAGAAATAGTCTTGCCCGGCAATTGCGAGGTTTAAATCTCCTATCACGGCGCGCATCCGTGCCCGAAATTCTGGACGCTTGGCTGCGGCGGTTTCCAGTTTCATGCCGAGCCGCTCCTCACGCGACTTACGAAAGTAGTCGCGATCGATCGGATCAACGCACTCGAAAATGTCAGTCACGACGACCGGGAATAACGCCGTGTGAACCGTGCGGTCGACATAGAGGTTGAAGAAACGACAGGCCTCTTTCAAGCCGAGGCCAGGGAAGATTTTCGGGTCTGGTCGCGTTTCCTCAAGATACTCCGCAATGGTCCACGAATCGGAGATGCTCTTGCCGTCGTCTTTGATCACCGGCACTCGATCTTGTCCGGAGAAGGCCAGTTTGGCTTTGTCAGAGAAACGGATCGGCACGGTCGTATAGGGGATTTTTTTGTAGGCCAGGACAGCCTTGCTGCGCCAACAAAACGGACTGAAACGAAGATTATAGGCACCTACGAGATCGTAGAGTTCAATCATGACAGCATCCCTTCTAAGCGACGGCGTACGTCGTGAGACAATACCGGCCCATCAGCACTTTGCGCGTTTTCTGTGACCCGTTCAAGACGGGAGGTGGCAGGGAGCAGAGAGGTGACGTCTGGATTCGCCAGGGCGTACTTTAATAGGGCCTGGCCTGGAGTGGCGACTCCATAACGGCTGAGAAAGGAGAGGTCCTGACGTTCCAACGGCTGTAACAATTTGTTGCGGTCAAAGATGGGGGCGATTGGCGTCATGACGAGTACGCCGAGGTTGAGTTGCCTCGCCAGCGGGATAATCTCTTTTTCTGCTTCCCGATCACCGAGATTGTAGGGAATCTGAATGGTGTCAAACTTCTCGGTGCGCATCGCCTGCATCATCTCAGGAAACATACTGGTGCGATAGTCAGTGATACCGAGGAAGCGAATACGTCCTTTCGCTTGGTATTCTTCGAGGATTGGGGTGACCTCTTGCCAGGCTGACATGTTGTGAATCTGCATCAGGTCAACGACGTCGACCTGGAGCTTACGGAACGATTGTTCGATCAATTTGCGTGCTGAACATTGATCATAGGCGAGGACTTTGGTGGCGACGACGACACTTTTGCGCCGCCCTTTGAGCACTTCACCAAGGACATCTTCGGCGGTCCCGTACATAGGGGCAGTATCAAAAAGATTGACGCCACAGCGCAGTGCTTCAGTCACTAGTGAATGGACACGTTCGACCTCTTTCGGGCCGCGGACATCAAACGACTTCCACGTGCCCATGCTGATCGTGCTGACTTCAAGGCCAGTCCGGCCCAGGGTTCGATATTGCATGTGTGCTGGATTCCTTCCCACCGCTGCTTTCGCTATACATATGCCATTACAGGCCACGAGGTAAAGACAGAGATCATGTGCGGACGATTTACTCTCACAACCGACGGCAGCCAGATAGAAGAGCGATTTTCCTTTCGCATGGCCAACTTTCCGTTGACGCCTCACTACAATATCGCCCCTTCGCAGCCCGCCCTTAGTGTGATGAGCGATGGAAAAGAGCATCGTGCGGGCTTCCTCCGTTGGGGGTTGATTCCCTCATGGGCAAAGGACGAAGCCATCGGAAGTCGTATGATCAATGCGCGTGCTGAAACATTAGCCGAGAAACCGAGCTTTAAGCGCGCGTTGCAAAAGCGTCGCTGCCTGGTCATTGCCGATGGTTTCTATGAATGGAGAGCTGCAGGAAAGAAAAAAACGCCGATGTTTATTGCGTTGAAATCACACCAGCCGTTTGGTTTCGCGGGATTGTGGGAAACCTGGACGTCACCAAAAGATGAAACGATCCACTCGTGTACGATCATTACCACTACCCCGAACTCCCTGATGGCAACGATTCACAACCGCATGCCGGTGATCTTACCGCGTACGGGAGAAGCGTTGTGGCTCGACCGCTCGGTTGATGGTCCGCAAAAGCTGTTGCCATTGTTGGTGCCATATGTTGACACAGAGATGGTCGCCTACGAAGTTTCACAACTCGTGAACTCGCCACGAAACGATCTGCCGGCTTGTATTGAGCCAGTGCGATAAATCGGCGCGCCTCTCCGTTCTGCTATTATCTCCTCATGCGTTCTGTGTTTATCCGAACCCTCATCGCGGCAGTGCTTGTCTGTGCTGGGACGATGCCGCTATACGCTTCCACTAGTGATCCACCCGAAGTGCGCGTGACGTATACCGAAGCCCAGATTACGATTGATGGTGCTCTCGATGAGCCCCCCTGGCAGCAAGCTGAGGTCACTGATTCGCTACGACAACGAGAACCGACCGAAGGCGCTCCAGCCTCCGAGCGTACTGAGGTGCGGGTGCTGTACTCGCGTGCGCGCCTCTACATTGGTGTGATCTGTTTCGACTCCCAACCCGAGGCAATCGTCACCTCGCGCTATGATCGTGATGCCGACCTTGGCGCTGATGACCGTATCTCGGTGTTGTTCGACACGTTTCTCGATCGTCGTAACGCTTTTGCATTTCAAGTCAATTCTGCTGGTGCACGGTTCGATTGGATCATTACTGATGAAGGGCAAGACCGTAATCTCGATTGGAATGGTATTTGGTATGCGCGGACGCGGCGTTCTGCGCAGGGATGGACTGCAGAGATCGCGATTCCGTTTCAGACGCTGAGTTTCGTGACCGGGCAAACCGAGTGGGGGTTCAATATCCAGCGGATTATCAAGCGACGCAACGAAGAGGTCGTGTGGAGTGGGTATCGACAGAACCTCGACTTTTCCCGTGTCTCGGTGGCTGGACGACTCAGAGGGTTGGAAAGGATCGATCCTGGTATCGGCTTGGACGTCTCGCCGTTTATCACCACGGCGGTCAAGCGCGGTGCCACAGTGCTGAAACCTGGGCTTGACGCATTTTATAATATCACTCCGAGTTTGACGCTGAGCCTGACGGCGAACACGGATTTTGCCGAGACCGAGATTGATGAGTCGCAAGTCAATCTAACGCGATTTCCGCTTTTCTTCCCCGAGAAACGGCAATTCTTTTTAGAAGATGCGGGGAATTTTGCGGTGAACGATTTGACCTCGACATCAGGACCGTTGGTCATAATCCCGTTTTTCAGTCGCCGCATCGGCATCGCCGATGACGGTAAGCAAGTCGATCTCCTTGGTGGTGCAAAGCTGAGTGGTCGGATTGGTGACTATCGTGTTGGTTTACTCAACGTGCAGACCGAGAAACGCCGCCCGATTGCTGACGAGAATTTCACTGTCATGCGTGTCAAGCGCGACATCGGAGAGAAATCTTCGATTGGCTTTATTGCCACACGCCGCGATCCCTCGCGGGGCACCGCTAGCGGGCTTGTCGGTGGAGATTTTCTCTACAGTACCTCGCGGTTTTTGCGTGAGAAAAATCTCACCTTCTCTGGGTTTTTTTTGAAAAGCTATATTCCTGGCACGACAAAGAACCTTGCCTGGGGGAATCAGGTCAATTTGCCGAACGACACGTGGACGATCTTCGGCTCGTATCGCGAGGTACAGAAGCAGTTCGACGCAACGATGGGATTCGTCCCGCGTAAAGGTATTCGTCGCTTTGGCTGGTATCTTGAAGCCGCTCCACGTCCCAAGCGCTGGAGAACGCGGCAAATTGCCTGTGCGTTTGACGGCAACTATTTGGCCAATCCTGATTCTGGCCAATTGCTCACCCGTAATGTCAATTTTTCTTGCGATTGGCGGTTTGAAAGCGGCGATTCTTTCAATTTTCGTACCCAGGAGACTTTTGAACGACTTGTCGAACCCTTCACCATCAGTGATGGAGTCGTGATCCCTGCGGGAGGGTATGCATTTCGTCGCCACCGGGCCATCTTTCGCAGTGCGGATAAGCGCCCGTTCTCGGTGCGCTTGAGTTATGAGTGGGGAGATTTCTACCGTGGCAAACGCGACGAGTGGCAAGCGCGGTTAGATTTCCGCCCCGGACCTGCGCTCTTTCTCAGTGCAGAATACCAGCAGAACGACATCCGCTTACCGGAAGGAAATTTCGTTGTTCGTTTGCTACGGATGCGATTGAGCCTGGCTTTGAATCCTGATGTGTCCTGGTTCAATTTCGTGCAGTATGACACGGTGTCCGAAGTGTTAGGGCTGAACTCGCGCTTTCGCTGGATCATCGAGCCTGGGAACGAAGTTTTTCTGGTCTATAACCACAACTGGCGTGGTGCTGGAGGGGACTTGCGACCAATCCTGCGTGAAGGGCGAATTAAGGTGCGGTATACGTATCGTTTCTAAAACAGGCTATAGGCTAAAGGGAAGACAAATATTGGCTCTGGGCGCTGGGTGCTAGTAGTCAGTCCAGAAAATTTTGACGGATACCTCAAGGGACGTCATTCCCGCGAAAGCGGGAATCCAGGAGGCTTAACCACAGGCCAATGCTCAATTTCCCTGGATGCCCGCCTGCGCGGGCATGACGAAAACCTATCCCTCAAAATTAAATGGACTGACTACTAGGCTCTAGAGAGACGAAGTAAGAATAAAGCAGAAACACGTAAAATGAGTCTCCTGAATTTTTTCCCTTCCTCCTTCAGCCTTCTTTCTTCCCTAAAGCCTAAAGCCTGAAGCCTATAGCCTTCCTAATGTTTTCTCGCGTCCGGTTCCAGTTCCACCTGCATCGGCACCAGAAAGCGTACGACCATATTGTAGAAGCCGGTGTTGAGTGTCAGCTCAACGATTTGTTCGTTATCCAGAAACTGACGTAACGCATCAAACGTAGCGTCGGCAACTTTCACATTTTGTGTCACTTCGGTCGCGTAGCGAATTACGGCACGTTCTTGTTCATTGAATGTCGGATCTGTTTCCCATGCCGCTAAGCGGTCGAGTTGCTCTTGTCGTACCCCCACACTCTTTGCCAGCCGTTGATGATGCACATATTCGTACTCAGCATTGGTCAGGCGACCAACGGTAAGAATAGCTAACTCGCGTAGTCGAGGATCCAGACGCGTGCGATTGCGCAAGCCATCACTGAAATACAACATCCGCCGCAGTAACAGCGGACTATGCGCGACAGTGCGAAAGATGTTGCCGATACTCCCGCGTTGCGCGAGGAGATTATCGAAGATGTCACGCTCCATTTCGGGCAATTGATCACGATCGAGATATGGTACACGAGCCATCGTTCCTCCTTTTTCTTTGCGGTGAGTTGAGTAGCGTGCGCCGTGCGCACGCTGGGATCTTCTTCAGCAGCTAAAGCAGCCTGCCAGCGAAATTAATTCGTGAACTCCGTTTGTGTCAAGACTCTGTAGATTTTCGACCAACTCAATACAACGCGCAACGGCACTAGGGTCGAGGCGCGTTGCTAGACAGTCACGTACTTTCACTAAATGTTCCTCGCGAGAGAGCGGAGTTCCCCAGAAGCCTTTTGGTCCACGGCATGTGGCGGTCTCTTGGCGTCCATCTACCAGCGCAACGGTCACATCCACCCACATCTTCTCCATGACATCAGGAATCTCGGGAGACTGAATAACCGTAATGGTGGGGAGCAATGCGGCCATATCGGCACGAAAGCGACGTCCGTCAGAGAAAGAACCCACGGTGACCTCACCATCAAGTAACGCTACAGCAGTGGTGTATTGAAAGCTAAATTTGCCATCGAGCCCGGTGCGAGGCGCAGGGCGATTCACGTACGGCATCACCGGCATTGTGATGTGGACAGCACGAATGCGCGAAGGGTTGCCGACCTGCGGGCGAACTGCAAGCGCAGCCGTAATGGCAAAATGTGTGGCATACTGACTTGGGAACATCTTGATCGCGAATCCCGGATCAACCAAGCGATACGGACGCCCAAAGGCGAGTAGCGCTGGAACATCAAAGGTGTTGCCAAAGAACACATCCGTAAAACCGTTGGCAGCCTCAAAGATCTCTGTATTCCCGGTAAATCCACGTTGCGCCAATAGCGCCGCATCAAGTCCGGCGGATCCGGCCCAGCCACAATGCGTTGCTTTGGTCATGGTGCCGACATTCGCCATTAAACCCCCGGCACGAGAGGCCGCAATACCAAGAGCGTTACGAAGTTGTTGTGTGTCGAGCCCGAGAAGATGCGCTGAAGCGACGGCTGAGCCCATGACTCCGACAATGCCTGGTGGATGATACTTTAAGTGACCCGGTGCATTCTGCTGTGAGGCGAGGCGAATGCGTCCCTGGATCTCGCAGCCTTTGACGAAGGCGGCAATGACTCCTTGTCCATTTGCTTTCGTGCTTTCAGCAAGAGCTAAGACTGCCGGTAGGGTTGGAGAAGTCGCATGCGTTGGCGGACTCCACATTGGCTCGTAGTCGAGCACGTGCATCGACACGCCGTTCACATACGCTGCTGACACCGGCGAGGTCTTGAACCCTTGGCCCAGCACAGTGGCGACGTCTTTCGCTCCCTGGCTTTTGAGGTGGTCAGCAAGAATGCGCGGCCCGTCTTCACCTGCTCCCGCAACGGCAACGGCAATCCCGTCAAGGATAATTCGTTTCGCGACATCGACGACCGTGGTAGGGAGGGTCTCGAATGTTGTTGCAGTGATGATGTGACAAAGTTGTTCGGTGAGGTTCATGAGAGCATTTCTTTCTTCTAAAGAGCACGAGGTTGGTACTGCGAGAGTGTCACCCTGAACGCAGAGAAGGGTCTCTCAGCGGGA from Deltaproteobacteria bacterium encodes the following:
- a CDS encoding amidase; its protein translation is MAQTSAQLAYLSLAEVSNLLAKRELSPVEVTQAMLDRITALDSRLHSYYTVFSAEALRAAREAEAQIKAGKYLGPMHGVPVAIKDIYESGPTTCGSKLRKDYVAKDDCTSVKKLKQAGSIVLGKLATYEFALGLPTLASHFQPARNPWNTDIDPGGSSSGSGAAVAAGLAYGAMGSDTGGSIRWPAFCCSIVGMKATYGRVSRAGVFPLSWNLDHTGPMTRTVRDCALMLQACAGYDPLDPASANEPVPDYSAKLGHDIKGMRIGIPRNLFMANCDKEILASFEKAVTQMSTLGAKVTDVESISFGDLWAFFWPTLAADAAAYHLEDMKKRPNDYNPDLRLTLAMGSLVSATGYLQAQRVRDQLRREMLKQLEAIDLFMLPTTGFLPGRIRAQPAEGMFISEENFSIYTPIFNVTGFPALSVPCGFSASGLPIGFQLAGKPFDETTVFQAGYAYEQAAGWYKQHPAL
- a CDS encoding glutathione S-transferase family protein, producing the protein MIELYDLVGAYNLRFSPFCWRSKAVLAYKKIPYTTVPIRFSDKAKLAFSGQDRVPVIKDDGKSISDSWTIAEYLEETRPDPKIFPGLGLKEACRFFNLYVDRTVHTALFPVVVTDIFECVDPIDRDYFRKSREERLGMKLETAAAKRPEFRARMRAVIGDLNLAIAGQDYFFGTMSYADLCLFGSFKWITSVSREPFLEATPSLKNWFQRMEKQLAI
- a CDS encoding aldo/keto reductase — translated: MQYRTLGRTGLEVSTISMGTWKSFDVRGPKEVERVHSLVTEALRCGVNLFDTAPMYGTAEDVLGEVLKGRRKSVVVATKVLAYDQCSARKLIEQSFRKLQVDVVDLMQIHNMSAWQEVTPILEEYQAKGRIRFLGITDYRTSMFPEMMQAMRTEKFDTIQIPYNLGDREAEKEIIPLARQLNLGVLVMTPIAPIFDRNKLLQPLERQDLSFLSRYGVATPGQALLKYALANPDVTSLLPATSRLERVTENAQSADGPVLSHDVRRRLEGMLS
- a CDS encoding SOS response-associated peptidase, whose protein sequence is MCGRFTLTTDGSQIEERFSFRMANFPLTPHYNIAPSQPALSVMSDGKEHRAGFLRWGLIPSWAKDEAIGSRMINARAETLAEKPSFKRALQKRRCLVIADGFYEWRAAGKKKTPMFIALKSHQPFGFAGLWETWTSPKDETIHSCTIITTTPNSLMATIHNRMPVILPRTGEALWLDRSVDGPQKLLPLLVPYVDTEMVAYEVSQLVNSPRNDLPACIEPVR
- a CDS encoding carbohydrate binding family 9 domain-containing protein, which translates into the protein MRSVFIRTLIAAVLVCAGTMPLYASTSDPPEVRVTYTEAQITIDGALDEPPWQQAEVTDSLRQREPTEGAPASERTEVRVLYSRARLYIGVICFDSQPEAIVTSRYDRDADLGADDRISVLFDTFLDRRNAFAFQVNSAGARFDWIITDEGQDRNLDWNGIWYARTRRSAQGWTAEIAIPFQTLSFVTGQTEWGFNIQRIIKRRNEEVVWSGYRQNLDFSRVSVAGRLRGLERIDPGIGLDVSPFITTAVKRGATVLKPGLDAFYNITPSLTLSLTANTDFAETEIDESQVNLTRFPLFFPEKRQFFLEDAGNFAVNDLTSTSGPLVIIPFFSRRIGIADDGKQVDLLGGAKLSGRIGDYRVGLLNVQTEKRRPIADENFTVMRVKRDIGEKSSIGFIATRRDPSRGTASGLVGGDFLYSTSRFLREKNLTFSGFFLKSYIPGTTKNLAWGNQVNLPNDTWTIFGSYREVQKQFDATMGFVPRKGIRRFGWYLEAAPRPKRWRTRQIACAFDGNYLANPDSGQLLTRNVNFSCDWRFESGDSFNFRTQETFERLVEPFTISDGVVIPAGGYAFRRHRAIFRSADKRPFSVRLSYEWGDFYRGKRDEWQARLDFRPGPALFLSAEYQQNDIRLPEGNFVVRLLRMRLSLALNPDVSWFNFVQYDTVSEVLGLNSRFRWIIEPGNEVFLVYNHNWRGAGGDLRPILREGRIKVRYTYRF
- a CDS encoding carboxymuconolactone decarboxylase family protein, yielding MARVPYLDRDQLPEMERDIFDNLLAQRGSIGNIFRTVAHSPLLLRRMLYFSDGLRNRTRLDPRLRELAILTVGRLTNAEYEYVHHQRLAKSVGVRQEQLDRLAAWETDPTFNEQERAVIRYATEVTQNVKVADATFDALRQFLDNEQIVELTLNTGFYNMVVRFLVPMQVELEPDARKH
- a CDS encoding MmgE/PrpD family protein, with the protein product MNLTEQLCHIITATTFETLPTTVVDVAKRIILDGIAVAVAGAGEDGPRILADHLKSQGAKDVATVLGQGFKTSPVSAAYVNGVSMHVLDYEPMWSPPTHATSPTLPAVLALAESTKANGQGVIAAFVKGCEIQGRIRLASQQNAPGHLKYHPPGIVGVMGSAVASAHLLGLDTQQLRNALGIAASRAGGLMANVGTMTKATHCGWAGSAGLDAALLAQRGFTGNTEIFEAANGFTDVFFGNTFDVPALLAFGRPYRLVDPGFAIKMFPSQYATHFAITAALAVRPQVGNPSRIRAVHITMPVMPYVNRPAPRTGLDGKFSFQYTTAVALLDGEVTVGSFSDGRRFRADMAALLPTITVIQSPEIPDVMEKMWVDVTVALVDGRQETATCRGPKGFWGTPLSREEHLVKVRDCLATRLDPSAVARCIELVENLQSLDTNGVHELISLAGCFSC